From the Nodularia sp. NIES-3585 genome, one window contains:
- a CDS encoding type II toxin-antitoxin system VapC family toxin, whose product MSKYVLDASVAIKWFVPEVHSDAARRLLASNHTFLVPDFFFAEVANVLWKRVRRGEDTVENARQTLADLNAFPVEVCLSQPLMLLALDIALENDRAVYDCFYLALAVTQQCQMVTADEKFYNALQNTTYINNLLWVENI is encoded by the coding sequence GTGAGCAAGTATGTTTTAGATGCCAGCGTTGCCATAAAATGGTTTGTGCCTGAAGTCCACTCTGATGCAGCTAGGCGTTTACTGGCAAGTAACCATACTTTTTTAGTTCCAGATTTTTTCTTCGCAGAAGTGGCAAATGTTTTGTGGAAACGAGTACGTCGCGGCGAAGATACTGTTGAGAATGCACGGCAAACTTTGGCAGATTTAAATGCATTTCCTGTAGAAGTTTGCTTATCTCAGCCATTGATGCTACTTGCTCTAGATATTGCCCTTGAGAATGATCGCGCAGTGTATGATTGTTTTTACCTTGCTCTTGCTGTGACGCAACAATGCCAGATGGTGACAGCAGACGAGAAATTTTACAATGCGCTGCAAAACACTACTTACATCAATAATCTTCTGTGGGTGGAGAATATTTAA
- the glf gene encoding UDP-galactopyranose mutase, producing the protein MAIDCSFTTLTSETPEIVCLSNLRWYSVHPRLKHILSRCTSQRRVFFIEQVIFTDQLLGRLDVRQDKSGLVVVIPSLPKRLSEEDINADLQKLINAFFQENHIDNYILWYCTSKAIAFTRNLQPQAVIYDCMDELPTIKSIPPALQEYESEMFSLADLVFIIGEQSSEAIQIHQHPNIYAFPSSDDCNVSDGLYLRTWTTMMKLIDFAIAARQNENTSHSNKAIQGEKPAATLKTDWQFDYLIVGAGFSGSVMAERLARHCGKKVLVVEKRNHIGGNAYDYYDHHGILVHKYGPQIFHTDSQEVFEYLSQFTQWRPYEHRVLSSVDGQMLPLPINLDTINQLYGMNLNSFEVDEFFKCIAEPKEYIRTSEDVIVSKVGKELYQKFFQGYTRKQWGLDPSELDKSVIARVPTRTNRDNRYFNDTYQAMPLHGYTRMFEKMLDHPNIKVMLNTDYREIKQVIPWREMVYTGAIDEFFDYRYGKLPYRSIHFQHETHNTSVFQPAPVINYPNEHLYTRVTEFKYLTGQEHNKTSIVYEFPQAEGEPYYPVPRPENYEIYKKYKALADAMLGVYFVGRLATYKYYNIDECVAQALYVYQQIKSMKMVNSN; encoded by the coding sequence ATGGCAATTGATTGTAGTTTTACTACCTTGACCTCGGAGACTCCTGAGATAGTTTGCCTGTCTAATTTGCGTTGGTATTCTGTTCACCCCAGATTAAAACACATTTTAAGTCGCTGTACTTCACAAAGGCGAGTATTTTTTATCGAGCAGGTAATTTTTACTGACCAATTGTTGGGGCGTTTAGATGTCAGACAAGACAAGAGTGGCTTAGTGGTGGTGATTCCATCTCTGCCAAAAAGACTGAGTGAGGAGGATATAAACGCAGATTTACAGAAATTGATCAATGCTTTTTTTCAAGAGAATCATATTGACAATTACATTCTTTGGTACTGTACATCAAAAGCGATCGCCTTTACCCGCAACCTGCAACCCCAGGCGGTGATATACGATTGCATGGATGAGTTACCCACAATTAAAAGCATACCTCCGGCTCTCCAGGAATACGAGAGTGAAATGTTCTCTCTTGCAGACTTGGTGTTTATTATCGGTGAACAAAGTAGCGAAGCAATTCAGATACATCAGCACCCGAATATCTATGCGTTTCCCAGTAGCGATGATTGCAATGTCTCCGACGGGCTATACCTACGCACTTGGACTACAATGATGAAGCTGATAGATTTTGCCATTGCTGCACGTCAGAATGAAAATACAAGCCATTCTAATAAGGCAATACAGGGTGAAAAACCAGCAGCAACCTTGAAAACAGATTGGCAATTTGATTACTTAATTGTGGGCGCGGGATTTTCTGGAAGCGTGATGGCGGAACGTTTGGCGCGTCACTGTGGTAAAAAGGTGCTGGTTGTGGAGAAGCGCAATCACATTGGTGGTAATGCTTACGATTATTATGATCATCATGGCATTCTCGTACACAAATACGGCCCCCAGATATTTCATACCGATTCTCAGGAAGTCTTTGAATACCTTTCACAGTTTACTCAGTGGCGACCTTACGAACATCGGGTTTTGAGTAGCGTCGATGGTCAAATGTTGCCTCTCCCCATTAATCTGGACACCATTAACCAACTCTATGGGATGAACCTAAATTCATTTGAGGTGGATGAGTTCTTCAAATGTATTGCGGAACCGAAAGAATACATCCGCACGTCAGAAGATGTCATAGTCAGCAAGGTTGGTAAAGAACTGTATCAAAAATTCTTCCAAGGCTACACTCGCAAGCAATGGGGACTCGACCCTTCTGAGTTAGATAAATCAGTTATTGCTAGGGTTCCCACCCGTACTAACCGCGACAACCGATATTTTAACGACACCTATCAAGCAATGCCTCTGCACGGTTATACTCGGATGTTCGAGAAGATGTTAGACCATCCGAATATTAAGGTGATGCTGAATACTGATTACCGGGAAATTAAGCAGGTAATCCCTTGGCGTGAGATGGTTTATACGGGGGCGATTGATGAATTTTTCGATTATCGTTATGGCAAATTACCTTATAGGTCTATTCATTTCCAGCATGAGACACATAATACTTCTGTGTTTCAACCAGCGCCAGTGATTAACTATCCCAATGAACATTTATATACCCGTGTCACAGAGTTTAAGTATTTAACTGGACAGGAACACAATAAAACTAGCATCGTTTATGAGTTTCCCCAGGCGGAAGGTGAACCGTATTATCCTGTACCCCGTCCTGAGAATTATGAAATTTACAAAAAATACAAGGCGTTGGCAGATGCGATGCTAGGGGTGTATTTTGTGGGTAGGTTAGCGACTTATAAATATTACAATATAGATGAATGTGTGGCTCAGGCTCTTTATGTGTATCAGCAAATCAAGTCCATGAAAATGGTAAATAGTAATTAG
- a CDS encoding ATP-binding protein produces the protein MLAMRSMTNADGLNLRLESTLQELPLWNIQVSLESPVNELTKIFQQEPLLAGIILTKNNSYEGMVSRAKFFEHMSRPYSFGLFSKRPIQHLYNFLRPDLFTLREDISIVEATQKALERSPKLVYEPIIVVTKPGHHGLLDFHHLLLANTKIHSLTLNQLQRVEEQSKVAKAGFHDLQHNYTRLLQNEKMAALGQLVAGVAHEINNPVNFISGNLVHAKDYSHKLLKLVSLYRQYYPHPAAEIQTEASQIDVEFLTGDFPKLLNSMEIGCDRIDQIVRALKNFSRLDEANKKTVNIHEGIDSTLLILQSRLKNHKISESITLIKEYGKLPLVECYPGLLNQVFMNILTNAIDALEELIVKGKKKHNPVIKICTQLINKNCIGIHISDNGTGIPENVKKRLFDPFFTTKPVGKGTGLGLSISYQIVVEKHGGQLQCVSTFGKGTEFIIKIPVAKG, from the coding sequence ATGCTGGCTATGCGTAGCATGACAAATGCCGATGGTTTAAATCTGCGATTAGAGTCAACTTTGCAAGAGTTACCGCTGTGGAATATTCAGGTTTCTCTAGAAAGCCCAGTCAATGAATTGACCAAAATTTTTCAGCAAGAGCCTTTACTCGCAGGAATTATTTTGACCAAAAACAATTCTTACGAGGGGATGGTGTCGCGAGCGAAATTTTTTGAACACATGAGCCGCCCCTATAGTTTTGGGCTTTTTTCTAAGAGACCTATCCAACATCTTTATAACTTTCTCCGACCAGACCTATTTACACTGCGTGAGGATATATCGATTGTCGAAGCTACCCAGAAAGCGTTGGAGCGATCGCCTAAACTTGTTTATGAGCCAATTATAGTAGTAACTAAACCTGGACATCATGGATTACTTGACTTTCACCACTTACTATTAGCTAACACTAAAATTCATTCCTTAACACTGAATCAGTTACAACGTGTAGAAGAACAATCAAAAGTAGCCAAAGCAGGCTTTCATGATCTTCAGCACAATTATACCAGACTACTACAAAATGAAAAAATGGCTGCCTTAGGTCAATTAGTTGCTGGTGTAGCCCACGAAATCAACAACCCAGTTAATTTTATTTCTGGTAATCTGGTTCATGCTAAGGATTATAGTCATAAACTACTCAAACTTGTCAGTTTGTACCGTCAGTACTATCCTCATCCAGCGGCAGAAATTCAAACTGAGGCTAGTCAGATTGACGTAGAGTTTTTAACAGGAGACTTTCCTAAACTCCTTAATTCTATGGAAATTGGCTGCGATCGCATTGACCAGATTGTGCGGGCTTTAAAAAATTTCTCCCGCCTTGATGAAGCTAACAAAAAAACAGTTAATATCCATGAAGGTATTGATAGTACCCTGCTAATTTTACAAAGTCGCCTGAAAAATCACAAAATCAGTGAGAGCATTACCCTGATCAAAGAGTACGGAAAACTTCCTTTAGTGGAATGCTACCCTGGTCTACTCAATCAAGTATTTATGAATATCTTGACTAATGCTATAGATGCTTTAGAAGAGTTGATAGTGAAGGGCAAAAAAAAGCATAATCCAGTTATTAAAATTTGTACTCAACTCATTAACAAAAACTGTATAGGCATTCACATTAGTGATAATGGAACTGGCATACCAGAGAATGTAAAAAAGCGATTGTTTGATCCATTTTTTACAACTAAACCCGTCGGTAAAGGCACTGGATTGGGACTATCTATCAGTTATCAAATTGTGGTGGAAAAACATGGTGGACAACTACAGTGTGTATCTACATTTGGCAAAGGAACTGAGTTTATTATTAAAATACCAGTCGCAAAGGGCTAG
- the uvsE gene encoding UV DNA damage repair endonuclease UvsE: MTAIQIQNQPHLEQAQKPSPPYLGLVCVTISKQVRFRAMTRTRYLKLSLKERETVLRELYQDNLQRLDAALSFCQENNIRLYRMTSALFPMSDMEDEIGANILEEMSPDLSKIGQKSQALDIRMVLHPDQFVVLSSDSAEIVKTSIKILERHALTLDLLGLPRSPWSLMNIHGGKSQRPAELIKVISELPEAIKNRLTLENDEYAYSSEEILAVCEQTGIPMVFDAHHQICHEKLDSYDHPSVASMFYAARETWANPDWQLVHISNGETAFNDRKHSNLITAMPQVYYEAPWIEVEAKHKEEAIAHLRSWWLMGQ, encoded by the coding sequence ATGACTGCAATCCAAATTCAAAATCAACCGCATCTAGAACAAGCACAAAAACCATCTCCACCATATTTAGGACTGGTTTGTGTAACTATATCTAAGCAGGTGCGCTTTCGGGCTATGACACGCACGCGTTACTTAAAACTCTCTCTCAAAGAACGCGAAACTGTTTTAAGAGAACTTTATCAAGATAACTTGCAGCGCTTAGATGCAGCATTGTCTTTTTGTCAAGAAAATAATATTCGGCTGTATCGCATGACTTCGGCTTTATTTCCCATGAGTGACATGGAAGACGAAATCGGCGCGAATATATTAGAGGAAATGAGTCCAGATTTAAGCAAAATTGGTCAAAAGTCGCAAGCATTGGATATTAGAATGGTGCTGCACCCAGATCAATTTGTAGTGCTGAGTTCTGATTCTGCTGAAATCGTGAAAACAAGTATCAAAATTTTAGAACGACACGCCCTGACACTCGATTTATTAGGCTTACCTCGTTCTCCTTGGTCATTGATGAATATTCACGGTGGAAAATCTCAACGCCCAGCAGAACTAATTAAAGTAATCTCAGAATTACCAGAAGCAATTAAAAATCGTTTAACTCTAGAAAACGACGAATACGCCTACAGTTCTGAGGAAATTTTAGCAGTGTGTGAGCAGACTGGTATCCCAATGGTATTCGATGCTCATCACCAAATTTGTCATGAAAAATTAGATAGCTATGATCATCCCAGTGTAGCGTCTATGTTTTACGCAGCAAGAGAAACTTGGGCTAACCCAGATTGGCAATTAGTTCATATTTCCAATGGTGAAACCGCTTTTAACGACAGAAAGCATAGTAACTTAATCACCGCTATGCCCCAAGTTTATTATGAAGCCCCCTGGATAGAAGTAGAAGCCAAACACAAAGAAGAAGCGATCGCACATTTGCGCTCTTGGTGGCTTATGGGACAATAA
- a CDS encoding Uma2 family endonuclease, with protein MTSATNPVTEELTPFPDHTQLPESDGTFVKNFQEHPQSILLTDSIKPILQKLHPDGQYCIGQDSGIYWRMTDPPEKGAEAPDWFYVPNVPPLLDGQTRRSYVLWREFIAPLIVLEFVSGDGSEERDKTPWKGKFWIYEQVIRPPFYGIYEAKKASVEVYHLIEGQYQPLPANERGHYPIPHLGVELGIWQGEYHNMELPWLRWWDLQGNLLLTGEERAERLTAQLRALGVEPEA; from the coding sequence ATGACCTCTGCAACCAATCCAGTCACTGAAGAACTCACCCCATTCCCAGACCATACTCAGCTACCAGAGTCTGATGGCACTTTTGTGAAAAATTTTCAGGAACATCCCCAAAGCATTCTACTAACTGACTCCATTAAACCAATACTGCAAAAACTTCACCCCGATGGGCAGTACTGTATTGGTCAAGATAGCGGTATTTACTGGCGCATGACTGACCCCCCAGAAAAAGGCGCAGAAGCTCCCGACTGGTTTTATGTCCCGAATGTACCACCTTTACTGGATGGACAAACGCGACGCTCTTACGTGCTGTGGCGAGAATTTATTGCCCCGTTGATTGTATTAGAATTTGTCTCTGGGGATGGTAGCGAGGAGCGAGACAAAACTCCTTGGAAGGGAAAATTTTGGATTTATGAGCAGGTAATTCGCCCTCCCTTCTATGGCATTTATGAAGCGAAAAAAGCCAGTGTAGAAGTTTATCATCTAATTGAAGGACAGTATCAGCCATTACCAGCAAATGAGCGTGGACATTATCCTATACCTCATTTGGGAGTTGAGTTAGGTATTTGGCAAGGCGAATACCACAATATGGAATTACCCTGGCTGCGTTGGTGGGATTTGCAAGGTAATTTGTTATTGACTGGTGAAGAAAGGGCTGAACGCTTAACAGCACAATTGCGTGCTTTGGGTGTTGAACCAGAAGCGTGA
- a CDS encoding glycosyltransferase gives MKFYFSGFLTQPEVQTHVSHRHITKVAIITEFNENLNSLCSVLEDISKLKLYQTKIDIYIVDNASDNRRQAYLDKFKFAHIKFLYPGKKLGDSGSFYYGLQYVSKLKYDYIWLLEDDVRLDPLALSTLITTLQDHDEVGLVGSQIYHRKEPNTIQEFGSLINGEHPQSKTIFSRHYHILSEELLNNQPYVRVETCAAKSLLLRHQVLQYIGVFKNACLSFDNVDLSLQVRKAGWLIAVNPSSIIWDNSPDWEFCPWIDYFNECNLYYWQKYRPDNL, from the coding sequence GTGAAATTTTACTTTTCAGGATTTTTAACTCAACCAGAGGTACAAACCCACGTCTCTCATAGGCACATCACGAAAGTTGCAATTATTACTGAGTTTAATGAAAATTTAAATTCTCTGTGTTCAGTGCTAGAAGATATTAGCAAACTGAAATTATATCAGACAAAAATTGATATCTATATTGTAGATAATGCTTCAGATAACAGGAGGCAAGCTTATTTAGATAAATTTAAATTTGCTCATATCAAATTTCTCTATCCAGGTAAAAAGTTAGGTGATTCTGGCAGTTTTTATTATGGTTTACAATATGTGAGTAAACTTAAATATGATTATATCTGGCTACTTGAGGATGATGTGCGTCTAGACCCTTTGGCTCTCAGCACACTGATTACAACCTTACAAGACCATGATGAAGTGGGCTTAGTGGGTTCTCAAATTTATCACCGGAAAGAACCTAATACTATTCAAGAATTTGGTAGCTTGATTAATGGTGAACATCCACAATCAAAAACAATATTTAGCAGACACTACCATATTTTAAGTGAGGAATTATTAAATAATCAACCTTATGTTAGGGTGGAGACTTGTGCAGCTAAATCGCTTTTATTGCGACATCAAGTTTTGCAATATATTGGAGTGTTTAAAAATGCTTGTCTTTCTTTTGATAATGTGGATTTGTCTTTACAAGTTAGAAAAGCTGGTTGGCTGATTGCTGTTAATCCTAGTTCAATTATTTGGGACAATTCACCTGATTGGGAATTCTGTCCTTGGATTGATTATTTCAATGAATGTAATCTTTATTATTGGCAAAAGTACAGACCGGACAATTTATAG
- a CDS encoding four helix bundle protein has translation MSNYIPIPERAFEFAVRITKICSYLDKQPGTPRLLAAQLFRSGTSIGANIEESQSAESNRDFISKQSIALKEAKETKYWLKLLTLFYASRERKIRSNPGI, from the coding sequence ATGAGTAACTATATCCCAATTCCTGAAAGAGCATTTGAATTTGCTGTTAGAATAACCAAAATTTGTTCTTATTTAGACAAACAACCAGGAACACCAAGATTATTAGCTGCTCAGTTATTCAGATCAGGTACATCAATTGGTGCAAATATTGAAGAATCTCAGTCTGCTGAAAGTAATAGAGATTTTATCAGCAAGCAATCGATAGCACTCAAAGAAGCGAAAGAAACAAAATACTGGTTGAAGCTTTTAACGCTCTTTTATGCCTCTAGAGAGAGAAAAATAAGATCAAATCCGGGAATTTAG
- a CDS encoding Hsp70 family protein, with protein sequence MGIAIDFGTSNTVIARWNPVTQQPETLTIPGLSIQQSLNPPLIPSLVYIEDATRGKVLVGQEVRDRGFDLKNDTRFFRSFKRGIGADIQGFLPELDGENITFEQVGQLFLTQVIEKLAPMQGGLDSLVLTVPVDSFEAYRHWLSKVCQALPVERVQMVDEPTAAALGYGLADQEILLVIDFGGGTLDLSLVRLDQSVQNQKPVGFLLKWGNKSLGDNSRQKAKIARVLAKAGQNLGGTDIDDWLADYFAKTQRLAVTPLTTRLAERVKIQLSTQNQASEVYFDDENFESYELSLNREGLDNILKEQGFFTQLDESMTSLLQQARRQGIEVADINAVLLVGGTVQLPAVQTWVKQYFQPEKIRCERPFEAIAQGALQLAQGVEIKDFLYHSYGVRYWDRRNQRHNWHSIIKTGQAYPMSESVELVLGASLENQPSIELIIGELGSQTASTEVYFDGDRLITRRRESGVTTVKPLNDQAGARTIAQLTPPGFPGSDRIKILFQVDEQRFLRITVEDLLTNNTLLENQLVAQLS encoded by the coding sequence ATGGGTATAGCTATAGATTTTGGTACAAGCAACACAGTTATTGCTCGTTGGAACCCCGTCACCCAGCAGCCGGAAACCCTGACTATACCGGGTTTATCAATTCAGCAAAGCCTCAACCCGCCACTAATTCCCAGCCTCGTGTATATAGAAGATGCAACACGGGGTAAAGTTTTAGTAGGTCAAGAAGTACGCGATCGCGGTTTTGACCTCAAAAACGACACGCGATTTTTCCGCAGCTTCAAACGGGGAATTGGTGCAGATATTCAAGGTTTTTTACCAGAACTAGATGGCGAAAATATCACCTTTGAGCAAGTAGGGCAATTATTCCTCACACAAGTAATTGAAAAACTCGCACCTATGCAAGGAGGTTTAGATTCTCTCGTCTTAACAGTACCCGTAGACAGCTTTGAAGCTTATCGTCACTGGTTAAGCAAAGTTTGCCAAGCCCTCCCCGTGGAAAGAGTGCAGATGGTAGATGAACCCACAGCCGCAGCTTTGGGTTACGGTTTAGCAGACCAAGAAATTCTCTTGGTGATTGACTTTGGCGGTGGTACATTAGACTTATCCCTGGTGCGCTTGGATCAAAGTGTGCAGAATCAAAAGCCTGTAGGATTTCTCCTCAAATGGGGTAATAAATCCCTCGGTGACAATTCCCGCCAAAAAGCTAAAATAGCCCGTGTATTAGCTAAAGCAGGGCAGAATCTGGGCGGCACTGATATTGATGATTGGTTAGCCGATTACTTTGCCAAAACTCAAAGACTAGCGGTGACACCCTTGACGACCAGATTAGCCGAACGGGTAAAAATTCAACTATCAACCCAAAACCAAGCTAGTGAAGTTTATTTTGATGATGAGAATTTTGAAAGCTATGAATTGTCACTCAACCGCGAAGGTTTAGACAATATCCTCAAAGAACAGGGATTTTTTACCCAATTAGATGAGTCGATGACGAGTTTATTACAGCAAGCACGAAGACAGGGGATAGAAGTTGCAGATATTAACGCCGTGTTGTTAGTTGGTGGGACTGTGCAATTACCCGCAGTGCAGACATGGGTAAAACAGTATTTTCAGCCCGAAAAAATCCGGTGTGAACGTCCTTTTGAAGCGATCGCTCAAGGTGCGTTACAGTTAGCCCAAGGTGTGGAAATCAAAGATTTTCTCTATCATAGTTATGGTGTGCGCTATTGGGATCGCCGCAACCAGCGCCACAATTGGCATTCCATTATTAAAACTGGACAGGCTTACCCCATGAGTGAGTCAGTGGAATTAGTTTTAGGTGCATCTTTAGAAAATCAACCCAGCATTGAGTTAATTATTGGGGAATTGGGATCACAAACAGCTAGCACCGAAGTTTATTTTGATGGCGATCGCTTAATTACTCGCCGCCGAGAATCAGGTGTAACCACTGTTAAACCCCTAAATGATCAAGCCGGTGCGAGAACCATCGCCCAACTCACACCGCCGGGATTTCCGGGAAGCGATCGCATTAAAATTTTGTTTCAAGTGGACGAACAGCGTTTTTTACGCATCACAGTTGAGGATTTGTTAACTAATAACACGCTTTTAGAAAATCAACTCGTCGCCCAGTTGAGTTAG
- a CDS encoding LD-carboxypeptidase, with product MQSKILPPPLQPGDLFRVIAPSGALREFEAFGRSVEIWRSRGYRVEIMPKLTDKWGYLAEKDEFRRQQLTTAWSDPDCRGILCTRGGFGSTRILESWNWHINSAPPKWLIGFSDITALLWSLYTAGITSVHAPVLTTLADETDWSIQRLFDFLEGRPIPPLKGCPWGGGIATGLLLPGNLTVTTHLLATSIIPHLDDVILAWEDVQEAPYRIDRMLTQWRLSGVLSKVRGIALGSFTQCEPPPNVPSFTVEEVLRDRLGDLGIPIVSNLPFGHDSPNAALPVGVLATLDADQGILSISH from the coding sequence ATGCAATCTAAAATATTACCTCCACCGCTGCAACCCGGTGATTTATTCAGAGTAATTGCTCCTAGTGGTGCGTTGCGAGAATTTGAAGCATTTGGACGGAGTGTAGAAATTTGGCGATCGCGTGGTTATCGAGTGGAGATTATGCCAAAATTAACTGATAAATGGGGATATTTAGCAGAAAAAGACGAATTTCGTCGCCAACAACTAACTACAGCCTGGTCAGATCCAGATTGTCGTGGTATCCTCTGCACCAGGGGCGGATTTGGCAGCACTCGGATTTTGGAAAGTTGGAATTGGCATATTAATTCAGCACCACCAAAATGGCTGATTGGGTTTTCTGACATTACAGCTTTGTTATGGAGTCTTTACACAGCAGGTATTACCAGCGTTCATGCTCCTGTATTGACGACTCTAGCAGATGAAACAGATTGGTCGATTCAACGATTATTCGATTTTTTAGAAGGTCGCCCTATTCCTCCTCTCAAAGGTTGTCCTTGGGGCGGTGGGATTGCAACTGGTCTTTTACTTCCAGGTAATCTCACAGTCACAACTCATCTTTTAGCTACATCCATAATCCCACATTTGGATGATGTAATTTTAGCATGGGAAGATGTTCAAGAAGCACCCTATCGCATTGACCGAATGTTGACGCAATGGCGTTTAAGTGGTGTTTTATCAAAAGTCCGTGGGATTGCATTAGGAAGTTTTACTCAATGCGAACCACCGCCAAATGTGCCTAGTTTCACTGTGGAAGAAGTCCTACGCGATCGCTTAGGTGATTTAGGCATTCCTATTGTATCCAATTTACCCTTTGGACATGATAGCCCCAATGCAGCTTTACCTGTGGGTGTATTAGCCACATTAGACGCAGACCAGGGGATTTTGAGTATTAGTCATTAG